CTTGCCATCATCGATGAGTCTACCACCATACCAGAAGTTTAAAACCGAAGTGCATGTTATAAGGCTTCGTGACGTTGCGAGGACGGTTCCAGCTAGCCATGATTGGCGAACGCTTTCCTTTCTTGGACCTTCTTGAACTCTTTTTAGTAGTTTCAAGATTCGTTCTTGTGATGAGAAAGATGTGATGGTTCGGATGTTGGAGACTGCTTCTGCTGCTAGTTTGCTACTCTCGTCTTGCGCTTTGATTGCTTTCTTGGATATGGTTTTGAGGAGAATGCGTTGCGTGTAGAAGCAAACTACAACGACTGGCTGTGCCGCGATCATCACGATGGCTAGTCGCCAAGCGATGACTAAACCTACTGTGCAAGCTACGGCTACTGCTGCTATGGTTTGTACCAACAATGACACTCGTTCACCAACCAACGACCTCACCTATGgtaaaacaaaacattacaaCGTCAGTGTTCTTAAGTCCAGGTGCTACGCAGTGGTCGAGCATGGTCTATGCAGATGCTAAgcattaatattcaaaaataaatatattactatattcatattaattatatttattttacgtaTTTAAATccatttatttgatttatatgtttatttatctttgtttattaaacatgtatttatatttataatttgacaccatttatatgttaaaatttattttatacatagaattttatatttgaaatataatttatctaagtttctaaaactaatgtataacataaaattttatattcat
This portion of the Brassica oleracea var. oleracea cultivar TO1000 unplaced genomic scaffold, BOL UnpScaffold03169, whole genome shotgun sequence genome encodes:
- the LOC106321821 gene encoding ABC transporter B family member 17-like — protein: MGEYLTKRIREKMLKKILTFEVNWFDEEENSSGAICSRLAKEANLVRSLVGERVSLLVQTIAAVAVACTVGLVIAWRLAIVMIAAQPVVVVCFYTQRILLKTISKKAIKAQDESSKLAAEAVSNIRTITSFSSQERILKLLKRVQEGPRKESVRQSWLAGTVLATSRSLITCTSVLNFWYGGRLIDDGKMKAKAFFEIFSIFVSTGRVIADAGSMTTDLAKGSDAVGSVFAVLDRSTTI